From a region of the Actinopolymorpha singaporensis genome:
- a CDS encoding ATP-binding protein, producing MDPVRNPYAPGAGQRPPELAGRDREVRQFEVVLERVAAGRPERSLVLSGLRGVGKTVLLNALRSLALSRAWGTGKVEARPDRSIRLPIAQALYAASRELTPRHRDPERVDDFLGVLKAFALETSMKDRKGVRWRPPYDVPATRGRADSGDLELDLTELFTAAGELARDLGVGVAVFVDEMQDIQSAELAALCGACHEISQRGVAFVVVGAGLPHLPTALSASKSYAERLFRYVSVDRLDRDAADRALTVPAQTEDVEFEPAALDALHDVTDGYPYFVQAFGKATWDVAPRSPICADDVKVAAPEAEAELAVGFFGSRYERATPAEREYMRAMAELGAERADRAVPTADVAALLGRKPQSLSPARDGLIKKGLVYAAERGSVAFTVPHFGAFLRSQHA from the coding sequence GTGGACCCCGTGCGCAACCCCTACGCACCAGGTGCCGGCCAGCGTCCTCCCGAGCTGGCCGGCCGCGACCGCGAGGTACGCCAGTTCGAGGTGGTGCTCGAACGCGTCGCCGCGGGCCGGCCCGAACGCAGCCTCGTCCTGTCCGGGCTGCGCGGCGTGGGCAAGACCGTGCTGCTGAACGCCCTCCGCTCGCTCGCCCTGAGCAGGGCGTGGGGCACCGGAAAGGTCGAGGCCCGCCCCGACAGGTCGATCCGGCTGCCGATCGCGCAGGCGCTGTACGCGGCCAGCCGGGAACTCACCCCGCGCCACCGTGACCCCGAACGCGTGGACGACTTCCTCGGCGTACTCAAGGCGTTCGCGCTGGAGACGTCGATGAAGGACCGCAAGGGGGTGCGCTGGCGGCCGCCGTACGACGTGCCCGCCACCCGCGGCCGGGCAGACTCCGGCGACCTCGAACTCGACCTCACCGAACTCTTCACCGCCGCCGGCGAACTCGCCCGCGACCTCGGCGTGGGCGTCGCGGTCTTCGTCGACGAGATGCAGGACATCCAGTCCGCCGAGCTGGCGGCGCTGTGCGGTGCCTGCCACGAGATCAGCCAGCGCGGCGTGGCGTTCGTGGTGGTGGGCGCCGGCCTGCCGCACCTGCCGACCGCGCTGTCGGCGAGCAAGTCCTACGCCGAACGCCTGTTCCGCTACGTCTCGGTCGACCGGCTGGACCGCGACGCCGCCGACCGGGCGCTCACCGTTCCCGCGCAGACCGAGGACGTGGAGTTCGAGCCGGCTGCGCTGGACGCGCTGCACGACGTCACCGACGGCTATCCGTACTTCGTCCAGGCGTTCGGGAAGGCCACCTGGGACGTCGCGCCGCGCAGCCCGATCTGCGCCGACGATGTGAAGGTCGCCGCGCCGGAGGCGGAGGCCGAGCTCGCGGTCGGCTTCTTCGGTTCGCGGTACGAACGCGCCACCCCGGCCGAGCGGGAGTACATGCGGGCGATGGCCGAGCTCGGTGCCGAACGCGCCGACCGCGCGGTGCCCACCGCGGACGTCGCGGCGCTGCTCGGCCGCAAGCCGCAGAGCCTGTCGCCGGCGCGGGACGGGCTGATCAAGAAGGGCCTGGTGTACGCCGCGGAGCGTGGCTCGGTGGCGTTCACCGTCCCGCACTTCGGCGCGTTCCTGCGTTCCCAGCACGCCTGA
- a CDS encoding GntR family transcriptional regulator yields MIVTLDLASEIPIYQQIRDRVVEAIAAGDLREGSPLPSTRQLAVDLGINFHTVNKAYDLLRHEGLLRLNRKSGAVVVRDPGSGPPGPGFVDDWEARLRTLLAEAIAQGVRGPETLGHCRSVLTSFKPDPETSHEPGREPGREPNHEPNHEPNHEETE; encoded by the coding sequence ATGATCGTGACCTTGGACCTCGCCAGCGAGATCCCGATCTACCAGCAGATCCGGGACCGGGTGGTCGAGGCCATCGCCGCCGGCGACCTGCGGGAAGGCAGTCCGCTGCCGTCCACCCGTCAGCTCGCGGTCGACCTGGGCATCAACTTCCACACCGTCAACAAGGCCTACGACCTGCTCCGCCACGAGGGGTTGCTCCGGCTCAACCGCAAGAGCGGTGCGGTCGTCGTCCGCGACCCCGGGTCCGGCCCGCCGGGGCCCGGTTTCGTCGACGACTGGGAAGCCAGGCTGCGCACCCTGTTGGCCGAGGCGATCGCCCAGGGGGTCCGCGGGCCGGAGACGCTCGGACACTGCCGATCGGTGCTCACGTCGTTCAAGCCGGACCCCGAAACGAGCCACGAACCAGGCCGAGAACCAGGCCGCGAACCGAACCACGAACCGAACCACGAACCGAACCACGAGGAGACCGAGTGA
- a CDS encoding WecB/TagA/CpsF family glycosyltransferase, translating into MTTPRHVQARVAPAPVPPEADRWRRTHICGVPVDVLTMEETLVAASELIESGRPHQHVAINAAKVVAARRDPRLRQIIESCALANADGQSIVWASRLLRPRLPERVAGIDFMLRMWEVAADRGYRVYLLGAKPSTVQKAADAARAQGVTVVGARSGYWTPAEEPAVVAEVAGSRPDLLFVGLPTPRKEEFLHRHLDGLRTPLAVGVGGSFDVVAGEVTRAPRWMQRTGLEWVHRMRQEPRRLVRRYAEGNLKFVAMVARDATNRLRRGSRRPGRPRRAAR; encoded by the coding sequence GTGACGACACCGCGGCACGTCCAGGCTCGGGTCGCGCCCGCTCCTGTTCCTCCCGAGGCCGACCGGTGGCGGCGCACCCACATCTGCGGCGTGCCCGTCGACGTCCTCACCATGGAGGAGACGCTGGTCGCGGCCAGCGAGCTCATCGAGTCCGGACGGCCGCACCAGCACGTCGCGATCAACGCCGCGAAGGTGGTGGCCGCCCGGCGCGACCCGCGGCTGCGGCAGATCATCGAGTCCTGCGCGCTCGCCAACGCCGACGGCCAGTCCATCGTCTGGGCCAGCCGGCTGCTGCGGCCCCGATTGCCCGAACGCGTCGCCGGCATCGACTTCATGCTGCGGATGTGGGAGGTCGCCGCCGACCGCGGCTACCGCGTCTACCTGCTGGGCGCCAAGCCGTCGACGGTGCAGAAGGCCGCCGACGCCGCCCGCGCGCAGGGGGTGACCGTGGTCGGCGCCCGCAGCGGCTACTGGACCCCGGCCGAGGAGCCCGCCGTGGTGGCCGAGGTCGCGGGCTCCCGGCCAGACCTGCTGTTCGTCGGACTTCCGACGCCGCGCAAGGAGGAGTTCCTGCACCGCCACCTCGACGGGCTGCGCACTCCGCTGGCCGTCGGTGTCGGCGGCTCGTTCGACGTCGTGGCAGGAGAGGTGACCCGGGCGCCCAGGTGGATGCAGCGGACCGGCCTGGAGTGGGTGCACCGAATGCGGCAGGAGCCCCGCAGGCTGGTCCGGCGCTACGCCGAGGGCAACCTGAAGTTCGTGGCGATGGTGGCGCGGGACGCCACCAACCGGCTGCGCCGCGGCTCCCGCCGACCCGGCCGGCCACGCCGCGCCGCGCGCTGA
- a CDS encoding MFS transporter: MPFLSTYRPLLTDSRLRRLLGAFGVSDLGDGMSVVAVPLLAIEIAAPGQAGMLVGASVAAYALPGVVGALVFGRWLRRLPAASLLLTDSVLRAACLSAVALAWAFGVLRPAGLVALLGLSSLLHAWGSAGKFTLLAELLPPDQRLAGNSLASSTSSLAMIAGPAVAGVGAAVAGPGWVIGADGLSFALLGLVVWSVHREVRPDLHRARPADPTGARGSTSGLRFLRGRPTLLGLLVLTWAFNLLFGPVEVALPLHVTGGDRGHTELLGAYWTAFGLGAVAGGLTVGALRRLSPAPVLLAVVGCWSLILLPFGFGPPTAVELVCFGLGGMIYGPFPAVSYTLLQSRTPPAALSSVLAARSAVLLTAAPVGTAIGGPLTSVLAPAHVLAGSGAATLLLALTAVLAWRGRRILDRLSGPGRRSPRGPVTAPRPPAGEDRRRTATATHTPPPASPERSR; encoded by the coding sequence GTGCCCTTCCTCTCCACGTACCGGCCCCTGCTGACCGACTCCAGGCTCCGCCGCCTGCTCGGTGCGTTCGGCGTCAGCGACCTCGGCGACGGGATGAGCGTCGTCGCCGTACCCCTGCTCGCCATCGAGATCGCCGCGCCGGGCCAGGCGGGGATGCTGGTCGGCGCGTCGGTCGCCGCGTACGCCCTGCCCGGCGTCGTCGGCGCCCTCGTCTTCGGCCGATGGCTGCGTCGACTTCCGGCCGCGTCCCTGCTGCTCACCGACTCCGTCCTGCGGGCGGCATGCCTGTCGGCCGTGGCGCTCGCCTGGGCGTTCGGGGTCCTCCGGCCGGCGGGGCTGGTGGCCCTGCTCGGGCTCTCCTCGCTGCTGCACGCCTGGGGCTCGGCGGGGAAGTTCACCCTGCTTGCGGAGTTGCTGCCGCCGGACCAGCGGCTGGCGGGCAACTCCCTGGCGAGCTCGACGAGTTCACTGGCGATGATCGCGGGGCCGGCGGTCGCCGGTGTCGGCGCGGCGGTGGCCGGGCCGGGCTGGGTGATCGGCGCCGACGGGTTGTCGTTCGCCCTGCTGGGGTTGGTGGTGTGGTCGGTCCACCGGGAGGTACGCCCCGACCTGCACCGGGCCCGGCCGGCCGATCCGACCGGTGCGCGCGGCTCGACATCGGGCTTGCGCTTCCTGCGCGGCCGGCCCACGCTGCTCGGCCTGCTGGTGCTGACCTGGGCGTTCAACTTGCTGTTCGGCCCGGTCGAGGTGGCGCTGCCGCTGCACGTGACCGGTGGGGACCGCGGCCACACCGAACTGCTCGGCGCGTACTGGACGGCGTTCGGGCTCGGGGCCGTGGCCGGCGGACTCACGGTCGGCGCGTTGCGGCGGCTCTCGCCCGCGCCGGTGCTGCTGGCCGTCGTCGGCTGCTGGAGCCTGATCCTGCTGCCGTTCGGGTTCGGTCCGCCGACCGCGGTCGAGCTGGTCTGCTTCGGCCTCGGCGGGATGATCTACGGGCCGTTTCCCGCCGTTTCCTACACCCTGCTGCAGTCCCGGACGCCGCCCGCCGCGCTGTCCTCGGTGCTGGCTGCGCGGTCGGCGGTCCTGCTCACCGCGGCACCGGTGGGTACGGCCATCGGCGGCCCGCTCACCAGCGTCCTCGCTCCCGCGCACGTGCTCGCGGGATCCGGTGCCGCGACCCTCCTGCTGGCCCTCACCGCCGTGCTCGCCTGGCGCGGCCGGAGGATTCTCGACCGGCTCAGCGGCCCGGGTCGGCGTTCGCCTCGAGGTCCGGTGACCGCTCCTCGCCCGCCCGCCGGGGAGGATCGGCGGCGGACAGCCACGGCAACGCACACCCCGCCACCAGCATCACCAGAGCGCTCGCGGTGA
- a CDS encoding WXG100 family type VII secretion target, with protein sequence MAEAAQRVGDSFDVIVGIKGKLQDYSREAAGQWEGNAATTFTRVMGTFDEKFLTVCDALNDLREKMGAARMSYEATEQQQEEGVNKIDQLLNGLT encoded by the coding sequence ATGGCCGAGGCCGCCCAGCGTGTGGGCGACTCGTTCGACGTCATTGTCGGCATCAAGGGCAAGCTGCAGGACTACAGCAGGGAAGCAGCCGGCCAGTGGGAGGGCAACGCCGCCACCACCTTCACCCGGGTGATGGGCACCTTCGACGAGAAGTTCCTGACCGTCTGCGACGCCCTGAACGACCTGCGGGAGAAGATGGGCGCCGCGCGCATGAGCTACGAGGCGACGGAGCAGCAGCAGGAGGAAGGCGTCAACAAGATCGACCAGCTCCTCAACGGCCTGACCTGA
- a CDS encoding WXG100 family type VII secretion target, whose product MSDLTRWNSQALLDLQANLRLAYRGVEDETNDLEKSLEAKLQDWDGDAKNAYWEAKAQWEKAIRELNGVLDQLHVAVQNVHENYTATERSNTTIFQ is encoded by the coding sequence ATGAGTGATTTGACCAGGTGGAACAGCCAGGCGCTGCTCGACCTCCAGGCCAACCTGCGGCTCGCCTACCGCGGTGTCGAGGACGAGACCAACGACCTGGAGAAGAGTCTCGAGGCCAAGCTCCAGGACTGGGACGGCGACGCGAAGAACGCCTACTGGGAGGCGAAGGCCCAGTGGGAGAAGGCGATCCGGGAGCTCAACGGCGTCCTCGACCAGCTGCACGTCGCCGTTCAGAACGTCCACGAAAACTACACCGCGACCGAGCGCAGCAACACCACGATCTTTCAGTAG
- a CDS encoding DUF1648 domain-containing protein, protein MAELMLVNLFGPVLGLVVLWLLPTMNRRTLPFGIRVPAAHVDAPVIAEQLRTYRRWILGAGIVVVVAAVGLTYLLPVPVAQGIALVAVVAVWLPAFLRARREISAVKEREGWYAGLRQGVAADTSLRTEPVRFPWLWAVPAVLLCVATAVLGVLRYPDLPPTLVTHWDLDGAPDRTVPTTVASAFTPVFVQVAMTALLVGLMWASIRFRPDLDAAAPAASARQHRGFVVTTAKAVLVLSALVDVSMLAIAWRVWGGGTRLPAGLVVLPILAGTAIVIGSAIRTGQGGSRLPAGGEPGAGAAEEDTGVVQRDDDRFWPAASFYVNRDDPAIFVPKRLGVGWTVNFGNLKGVALFVAILLAPLVLTVVLR, encoded by the coding sequence ATGGCCGAGTTGATGTTGGTGAACCTGTTCGGGCCCGTGCTCGGCCTCGTGGTGTTGTGGCTGCTGCCCACGATGAACCGCCGGACGCTGCCGTTCGGGATCCGGGTTCCGGCCGCGCACGTCGACGCCCCCGTCATCGCGGAGCAGTTGCGAACGTATCGGCGGTGGATCCTCGGCGCCGGGATCGTCGTCGTGGTGGCCGCTGTCGGGCTGACGTACCTCCTTCCGGTGCCGGTCGCGCAGGGCATCGCGCTGGTCGCGGTCGTCGCGGTGTGGCTCCCGGCGTTCCTGCGAGCTCGCCGGGAGATCAGCGCGGTGAAGGAACGCGAGGGCTGGTACGCCGGGCTGCGGCAGGGTGTCGCCGCCGACACCTCCCTGCGCACGGAGCCGGTTCGCTTCCCCTGGCTGTGGGCCGTGCCCGCCGTTCTCCTGTGCGTGGCCACCGCGGTCCTCGGCGTCCTGCGCTACCCCGACCTGCCGCCGACCCTGGTCACGCACTGGGATCTCGACGGCGCACCCGACCGGACCGTGCCCACCACCGTGGCCAGTGCGTTCACGCCGGTGTTCGTCCAGGTGGCGATGACGGCGCTCCTGGTGGGGTTGATGTGGGCGTCGATCCGGTTCCGGCCCGACCTCGACGCGGCCGCACCGGCCGCCTCGGCCCGGCAGCACCGCGGCTTCGTCGTCACGACCGCCAAGGCCGTTCTCGTACTGTCCGCACTCGTCGACGTGTCCATGCTGGCGATCGCCTGGCGCGTGTGGGGCGGCGGTACGCGGCTGCCGGCCGGCCTGGTGGTGCTGCCGATCCTGGCAGGCACCGCGATCGTGATCGGGTCGGCGATCCGGACGGGTCAGGGCGGCAGCCGGCTTCCGGCGGGCGGCGAGCCCGGCGCGGGGGCGGCGGAGGAGGACACCGGCGTGGTGCAGCGAGACGACGACAGGTTCTGGCCCGCCGCCAGTTTCTACGTCAACCGCGACGACCCGGCGATCTTTGTGCCCAAGCGCCTCGGCGTCGGCTGGACGGTCAACTTCGGCAACCTCAAGGGCGTGGCGCTGTTCGTGGCGATCCTGCTCGCCCCGCTGGTCCTGACCGTCGTACTCCGGTGA
- a CDS encoding NAD(P)H-dependent flavin oxidoreductase: MLQTSFSRFLGLRYPIVGAPMAGPGSGRLASFVSGAGGLGMVGVGSRATSKWVRGQLDAASSMGQQRWGVGVQVWALPNQPGVMDEIEIARPALVSLSFGDPSPYIDQVHRAGALAASQVNTVADARKAVDAGVDVVVVQGAEAGGHHAGQVATLPLLQGVLEAVEYDEVYVLAGGGIGTGRGLAAVLAAGAEAGWIGTAFLATPEAHSPLLAKMAVLSAKETDTIHTRVFDLVGGIDWPERYPGRALRNSFARTWHPREAELAEWAQGSDPESAGRLAAVKDELTKATKAEDYDVAVVYAGQAAGLVRDERRADEVVRSIGEDAERCLRAAAELCVPDEWFRG, from the coding sequence ATGTTGCAGACAAGCTTCTCCCGCTTCCTCGGTCTGAGATACCCCATCGTCGGCGCGCCGATGGCCGGGCCCGGCAGCGGCCGGCTCGCCTCGTTCGTCAGTGGAGCCGGCGGCCTCGGCATGGTCGGAGTTGGCAGCCGCGCGACGAGCAAGTGGGTGCGCGGCCAACTCGACGCCGCCTCCTCGATGGGGCAGCAGCGGTGGGGTGTCGGTGTGCAGGTGTGGGCGCTGCCGAACCAGCCCGGCGTGATGGACGAGATCGAGATCGCCCGGCCGGCGCTGGTTTCGTTGTCCTTCGGCGATCCCAGCCCCTACATCGACCAGGTTCACCGGGCCGGAGCCCTGGCCGCCTCCCAGGTCAACACGGTCGCCGACGCGCGGAAGGCGGTCGACGCGGGAGTCGACGTGGTGGTGGTCCAGGGCGCCGAGGCCGGCGGCCACCACGCCGGTCAGGTGGCGACCCTGCCTCTGCTGCAGGGGGTGCTCGAGGCCGTCGAGTACGACGAGGTCTACGTCCTCGCGGGCGGCGGGATCGGAACGGGGCGTGGGCTGGCGGCGGTGCTCGCCGCGGGTGCGGAAGCGGGCTGGATCGGTACGGCGTTTCTCGCCACCCCCGAGGCGCACAGCCCGCTGCTGGCCAAGATGGCGGTGCTCTCGGCGAAGGAGACCGACACGATCCACACCAGGGTGTTCGACCTCGTGGGCGGAATCGACTGGCCCGAACGCTATCCGGGCCGTGCCCTGCGCAACTCCTTCGCTCGCACCTGGCATCCCCGGGAGGCCGAGCTGGCCGAGTGGGCGCAAGGGTCCGACCCGGAGTCCGCCGGCAGGCTGGCCGCTGTCAAGGATGAGTTGACAAAGGCCACCAAGGCGGAGGACTACGACGTCGCGGTGGTCTACGCCGGGCAGGCGGCCGGACTGGTGCGGGACGAACGCCGAGCCGACGAGGTGGTGCGTTCCATCGGTGAGGACGCCGAACGCTGCCTGCGTGCGGCCGCCGAACTCTGCGTCCCCGACGAGTGGTTCCGCGGGTGA
- a CDS encoding glycosyltransferase family 4 protein, with protein sequence MANRVEALERLGHDVEVVAVRDHPSAPARYASLLAGVARAARPDRPRPAGPGTVVEAHIAHPSGAFAWPLAARLRAPLVLFAHGSDVLRLPGRSWADARLCRFVFEHADLVVANSRYLAGEVTRRFHLPAERVAVVSPGIRYADLAAARSASDAGDMAGGRGARPYELLFVANLVHRKGLDVLLAALAELHRRGVPVPRLRVVGDGPEREKLRRQADTARLRVDFAGALPQHAVVGELARAELLAVPSREEALGLAPLEGMAAGCVPVASAVGGLAESVTDGVTGFTYPPDDPSALATALVRARDAVRDPARRAALVTAGDARARTHDVEAAAAATIDRYADLLGTSVSPATGSRS encoded by the coding sequence GTGGCCAACCGGGTAGAGGCGCTGGAGCGGCTGGGGCACGACGTCGAGGTCGTAGCGGTCCGCGACCATCCGTCCGCGCCTGCACGGTACGCCTCCCTGCTCGCCGGGGTGGCCCGGGCCGCCCGCCCCGACCGGCCACGCCCGGCCGGGCCCGGCACCGTCGTCGAGGCGCACATCGCGCACCCGTCCGGGGCGTTCGCCTGGCCGCTCGCGGCCCGGCTGCGCGCTCCGCTGGTGCTGTTCGCGCACGGGTCGGACGTGCTCCGGCTGCCCGGTCGCTCGTGGGCCGACGCCCGGCTGTGCCGGTTCGTGTTCGAGCACGCCGACCTGGTGGTGGCCAACAGCCGCTACCTCGCCGGGGAGGTGACCCGCCGGTTCCACCTTCCGGCCGAGCGTGTCGCCGTGGTCTCGCCGGGCATCAGGTACGCCGACCTGGCCGCGGCCCGGTCCGCCTCGGACGCGGGCGACATGGCGGGCGGGCGCGGTGCACGTCCGTACGAGCTCCTCTTCGTCGCCAACCTCGTGCACCGCAAGGGCCTCGACGTGCTGCTCGCGGCGCTGGCCGAACTCCACCGGCGGGGCGTCCCCGTCCCGAGGCTGCGGGTCGTGGGCGACGGCCCCGAACGCGAGAAGCTGCGGCGCCAGGCCGACACAGCACGCCTGCGGGTCGACTTCGCCGGTGCGCTGCCGCAACACGCCGTGGTCGGCGAACTCGCCCGCGCCGAACTCCTCGCCGTCCCCTCGCGGGAGGAGGCGCTCGGACTCGCGCCCCTGGAGGGGATGGCGGCCGGCTGCGTACCCGTCGCCTCCGCCGTGGGTGGGCTGGCCGAGTCGGTGACCGACGGCGTGACCGGCTTCACCTACCCGCCGGATGACCCGTCCGCGCTGGCGACGGCGCTGGTCCGTGCGCGCGACGCCGTCCGCGACCCGGCTCGCCGCGCCGCTCTCGTGACCGCGGGCGACGCGCGTGCCCGCACCCACGACGTGGAGGCGGCGGCGGCCGCGACGATCGACCGGTACGCCGACCTGCTGGGCACGTCGGTCTCGCCGGCCACCGGGTCGAGGAGTTGA
- a CDS encoding lipopolysaccharide biosynthesis protein, producing MPNDTLPNPDADPAAGSPVDNGAGVGPDGEPDPVPDGPDGPDEDEAAARRRLTGRLVRGTLWSMLGIAALGVTRLAYTALIGRTGDPARLAAVSSQVSLAFLATFATAAATGAGAAKFLPLTDARSGPATAAAVRRRLTRWTVVATVAVVALLTAFGRVFLPDAGRADVAWVCALVTAYGAYSYTKSVLYGHHLPHRYAVLEVATDVVILVLAVVAVWWVPARLAGEVPGLLLAPLVVGYAAFAVAAARSVPRVRPGELPALRGELGGFVAYTAVGIAAGQGFFQVSMIVARHATGGTEAGAYAAAMSLVGPAFFLPRAMGMAFFPAAAEAVGRGDQAALARHTDLVTRLLLLTTLPAFGLAAMLGGPVLGLVFGPAYADGGPAFAVLVLAVFWYVVAVPSVNVLSAQDLTLARIPPLASAGGVVVGVATWLAVGTRWGAAGVAAGYLAGMLVQAGVPLVVAFTRLRLRWGRRLPRYAAGLAAGVVASTVAALTPRPGVIAMCAAGFLLAFGLLNAGELAGTVRRVRELRSATARR from the coding sequence GTGCCGAACGATACCCTGCCGAACCCGGACGCCGATCCGGCTGCCGGTTCCCCTGTGGACAACGGCGCCGGGGTCGGCCCCGACGGCGAACCCGATCCGGTCCCGGACGGCCCGGACGGCCCGGACGAGGATGAGGCGGCGGCGCGCCGCCGGCTCACCGGCCGGTTGGTCCGCGGCACGTTGTGGTCGATGCTCGGGATCGCCGCGCTCGGCGTCACCCGGCTGGCCTACACCGCGCTGATCGGCCGCACCGGCGACCCGGCCCGGCTGGCGGCGGTCAGCTCCCAGGTGTCCCTGGCGTTCCTCGCGACGTTCGCCACCGCAGCCGCGACCGGTGCGGGTGCGGCGAAGTTCCTGCCGCTCACCGACGCACGGTCCGGGCCCGCCACGGCCGCCGCCGTCCGCCGAAGGCTCACCCGGTGGACGGTCGTGGCGACCGTGGCCGTGGTCGCCTTGCTGACCGCGTTCGGGCGGGTGTTCCTGCCGGACGCGGGCCGGGCCGACGTGGCGTGGGTGTGCGCGCTGGTCACGGCGTACGGCGCGTACTCCTACACGAAGTCGGTGCTGTACGGCCACCACCTGCCGCACCGCTACGCCGTCCTGGAGGTGGCCACGGATGTTGTGATCCTCGTCCTCGCGGTGGTGGCGGTGTGGTGGGTGCCCGCTCGGTTGGCAGGCGAGGTGCCGGGCCTGCTGCTGGCGCCGCTGGTCGTGGGGTACGCCGCCTTCGCGGTGGCGGCGGCCCGGTCCGTACCGCGCGTGCGGCCGGGCGAGCTGCCCGCCCTGCGCGGTGAGCTCGGCGGCTTCGTGGCGTACACCGCGGTCGGCATCGCCGCGGGGCAGGGCTTCTTCCAGGTGTCGATGATCGTGGCCCGGCACGCGACCGGCGGCACCGAGGCCGGTGCCTACGCCGCCGCCATGAGCCTCGTCGGCCCGGCGTTCTTCCTGCCGCGGGCGATGGGGATGGCGTTCTTCCCGGCCGCGGCGGAGGCGGTCGGCCGCGGCGACCAGGCGGCGCTGGCCCGGCACACCGACCTCGTCACCCGGCTGCTGCTGCTGACCACGCTTCCGGCGTTCGGGCTGGCGGCGATGCTCGGCGGCCCGGTGCTGGGGCTGGTGTTCGGACCGGCGTACGCCGACGGCGGCCCGGCCTTCGCCGTGCTCGTCCTCGCGGTGTTCTGGTACGTCGTGGCGGTGCCCTCGGTCAACGTCCTGTCCGCACAGGACCTCACGCTGGCCCGGATTCCCCCGCTGGCCTCGGCCGGAGGCGTCGTCGTCGGGGTGGCGACCTGGCTCGCCGTCGGCACACGCTGGGGGGCGGCCGGCGTGGCCGCCGGATACCTCGCGGGGATGCTGGTGCAGGCCGGTGTGCCGCTGGTGGTGGCGTTCACCCGTCTCCGGTTGCGGTGGGGTCGCCGCCTGCCGCGCTACGCCGCCGGACTGGCCGCCGGGGTCGTCGCGTCCACGGTCGCGGCGCTCACCCCCCGTCCCGGAGTGATAGCCATGTGCGCTGCCGGGTTCCTCCTGGCGTTCGGGCTGCTCAACGCCGGCGAGCTTGCCGGTACGGTTCGTCGCGTCCGGGAACTGCGTTCGGCCACAGCTCGGCGCTGA